Proteins from one Monodelphis domestica isolate mMonDom1 chromosome 6, mMonDom1.pri, whole genome shotgun sequence genomic window:
- the GAL3ST3 gene encoding galactose-3-O-sulfotransferase 3 produces MPPVMARLQQVAKMVMSRKKVVVLLLLGATLSLLLHQGSQLSWSLRLLFPAVAPRCPASPTRPKHTAVAFVKTHKTAGTTVQNILFRFAERHNVTLALPRPSCEHQFCYPRNFSARFVHPATRPPRMLAGHLRFNRAELRRLLPNDTVYVTILREPAAMFESLFSYYNRYCPAFVRVPNGSLETFLRAPRAYYRPDERFAMYAHNTLAYDLGGDNERNARQEPAYLAGLIRDVEATFSLVMIAEYFDESLVLLRRLLAWDLDDVLYAELNVRSAASRLASLPEGLARAVRRWNALDAGLYAHFNASFWDRVARAGRECVQHEARQLREARERLLRRCFGPRPRLRPAAEIRNKQLQPWQPLGNVGIVGYDLPSRSPWGSPSRDECLKLAMPEVQYSSYLLHKQKRRAGTSAGDHPPPPPPPRPIRALPRPRPWVRRD; encoded by the exons ATGCCCCCAGTTATGGCCCGGCTGCAGCAAGTGGCCAAGATGGTGATGAGCAGGAAGAAGGTggtggtgctgctgctgctgggggcgaCGCTGAGCCTGCTCCTGCACCAGGGATCGCAGCTCAGCTG GTCCCTGCGGCTCCTCTTCCCAGCGGTGGCGCCCCGCTGCCCAGCAAGCCCCACGCGGCCCAAGCACACAGCCGTGGCGTTCGTCAAGACGCACAAGACAGCAGGCACCACGGTGCAGAACATCCTGTTCCGCTTCGCCGAGAGGCACAACGTGACGCTGGCGCTGCCCCGCCCCAGCTGCGAGCACCAGTTCTGCTACCCCCGCAACTTCTCGGCCCGCTTCGTGCACCCGGCCACGCGGCCGCCCCGCATGCTCGCCGGCCACCTGCGCTTCAACCGAGCCGAGCTGCGGCGCCTGCTGCCCAACGACACGGTCTACGTGACCATCCTCCGCGAGCCCGCTGCCATGTTCGAGTCCCTCTTTAGCTACTACAACCGCTACTGCCCAGCCTTCGTCCGCGTGCCCAATGGCTCCCTGGAGACCTTCCTGCGCGCGCCGCGCGCCTACTACCGGCCCGACGAGCGCTTCGCCATGTACGCTCACAACACGCTGGCCTATGACCTGGGCGGCGACAACGAGCGCAACGCCCGCCAAGAGCCGGCCTACCTGGCGGGCCTCATCCGCGATGTCGAAGCCACTTTCTCACTAGTCATGATCGCCGAGTACTTCGACGAGTCGCTGGTGCTGCTGCGCCGCCTGCTGGCCTGGGACCTGGATGACGTGCTCTACGCCGAGCTCAACGTGCGCAGCGCCGCCTCACGCCTCGCCTCCCTCCCCGAAGGCTTGGCGCGCGCGGTGCGCCGCTGGAACGCGCTCGACGCCGGCCTCTACGCGCACTTTAACGCCTCCTTCTGGGACCGCGTGGCGCGCGCCGGCCGCGAGTGCGTGCAGCACGAGGCGCGCCAGCTGCGAGAGGCGCGGGAGCGACTGCTGCGCCGCTGCTTCGGCCCACGCCCGCGCCTGCGCCCGGCTGCTGAGATCCGCAACAAGCAGCTGCAACCCTGGCAGCCGCTGGGCAACGTGGGCATCGTGGGGTATGACCTGCCCAGCCGCTCGCCTTGGGGATCCCCGAGCAGAGACGAGTGCCTCAAGCTGGCCATGCCCGAGGTGCAGTACTCGAGCTATCTGTTGCACAAACAGAAGCGCCGCGCCGGGACCTCGGCTGGCGACCACCCGCCGCCGCCCCCGCCGCCGCGCCCTATCCGAGCCCTGCCCCGGCCCCGGCCCTGGGTCCGGAGAGACTGA